In one window of Kosmotoga pacifica DNA:
- a CDS encoding cob(I)yrinic acid a,c-diamide adenosyltransferase, which translates to MSISTGSGDDGKTSLWSGERVYKDDIRVEAYGTIDELSSHIAEAFHFCKSEDVRELLLELQRALFKVAGQLASKSKTYTKPVSERDVQWLTDRIHYFEDKLNLTGFVILGMTIQSAKLDVCRTVTRRAERRIVNLSRTEDVSRELMKFVNRLSDLFFVLARYEEFLEGKLTYMNEK; encoded by the coding sequence GTGAGTATTTCAACCGGAAGTGGTGACGACGGAAAAACCAGCCTCTGGAGCGGTGAACGGGTTTATAAGGACGATATAAGAGTGGAGGCCTATGGAACAATCGATGAGCTCAGTTCCCATATTGCTGAAGCGTTTCACTTTTGCAAATCAGAAGATGTAAGAGAATTATTACTGGAACTACAGCGAGCTCTATTCAAAGTTGCCGGTCAGCTTGCGTCAAAAAGCAAAACTTATACAAAACCCGTATCAGAAAGAGATGTTCAATGGCTAACGGATAGAATTCACTATTTTGAGGATAAGTTGAATTTAACAGGATTCGTTATTCTAGGCATGACAATCCAGTCAGCGAAGCTCGACGTGTGTCGCACAGTAACGAGAAGAGCAGAAAGGAGAATAGTGAACCTTTCAAGGACAGAAGATGTGTCCCGGGAACTCATGAAATTTGTTAATAGGCTCTCCGATCTTTTTTTTGTTCTGGCGCGTTATGAAGAATTCCTGGAAGGGAAATTGACTTATATGAATGAAAAATGA
- a CDS encoding serine dehydratase subunit alpha family protein gives MSYLRNFMEQEVVPALGCTEPAAIALAVARVKELFENTEELEVEVKVSTNVFKNGMYVGIPGMNGERGNQLAAALSLLCGKSSYGLEVLKDCSSEHSKAARELIDSGRVHITCITNRDGVYIEALARSRSHEGYCVIEGHHDCIVEIGFDGKVIFKKDVEKTETVPTLASIDEVFELLREASTDELNKAYEGYEMNKSMAEFATANKKYVCLGVENSIESKIRRYCIEASGARMSGVKKPIMTTSGSGNQGIVATIPVGLVGEKIGASKEKISKAIILSHLFVGYIKGKLGRLTPTCGATNAAAPAAAAGITYLLGGSKEQIINAAQTVLAGTTGMLCDGAKESCAFKAGFGGSIAFSSALLSLEGRGVKSNQGLVGDSIERTLENIKTVSTKGMPDIENIMINLIARQQ, from the coding sequence ATGTCTTATTTACGAAACTTTATGGAACAGGAAGTAGTCCCTGCCCTGGGATGCACTGAACCGGCAGCAATAGCACTTGCTGTAGCAAGGGTGAAAGAACTTTTTGAAAATACAGAAGAGCTAGAGGTTGAAGTGAAAGTTAGCACAAACGTTTTCAAGAATGGTATGTATGTGGGCATACCAGGTATGAACGGCGAAAGGGGTAATCAACTGGCCGCAGCACTTTCGCTGCTCTGTGGTAAATCCTCATACGGACTCGAGGTCCTCAAAGATTGTTCGTCAGAACATTCGAAGGCCGCCAGAGAACTCATTGATAGCGGAAGGGTTCATATCACATGTATAACGAATCGTGACGGGGTTTATATAGAAGCGCTCGCGAGAAGTCGTTCGCACGAAGGATACTGTGTTATCGAAGGACATCACGATTGCATAGTAGAAATTGGTTTTGATGGGAAAGTCATATTCAAAAAAGATGTGGAAAAAACAGAAACTGTTCCCACTCTCGCAAGTATAGATGAGGTTTTTGAGCTTCTAAGAGAAGCGAGCACCGATGAACTTAACAAAGCTTATGAAGGCTATGAAATGAACAAATCAATGGCTGAATTCGCTACTGCTAACAAGAAGTATGTTTGTCTTGGTGTTGAAAATTCCATCGAATCGAAAATCAGGCGCTATTGCATTGAAGCCTCAGGGGCGAGAATGTCGGGTGTTAAAAAACCCATTATGACCACCAGCGGCAGCGGCAATCAGGGCATTGTTGCTACGATTCCTGTGGGGCTTGTTGGAGAGAAAATAGGTGCCAGTAAAGAGAAGATTTCGAAAGCCATTATCCTATCCCATTTGTTTGTTGGATACATTAAAGGGAAGTTAGGACGATTAACTCCAACCTGTGGGGCCACTAATGCAGCGGCACCAGCAGCAGCGGCCGGGATAACTTATCTGCTGGGGGGATCGAAGGAACAAATAATAAACGCAGCCCAGACTGTTCTAGCTGGAACGACGGGAATGCTTTGTGATGGCGCAAAAGAGAGCTGCGCTTTCAAAGCTGGTTTTGGTGGAAGCATTGCATTCAGCTCCGCGCTTCTCTCGCTGGAAGGAAGAGGTGTAAAAAGCAACCAGGGACTGGTTGGAGATTCCATTGAGCGAACACTCGAAAATATCAAAACTGTCAGCACTAAGGGAATGCCAGACATAGAAAACATTATGATAAACCTCATCGCCCGACAACAATGA
- a CDS encoding ABC-2 transporter permease, whose product MMLKLLVGEFYKVRIFVLFWVMIAIFTMSLIYVNTDEQVRSILASLVGALIVTMGVFISISVVENYESQYHGYDFMLIMPLKLLDVISAKFVMLLIILGINVAAILPFILLSEIGPFSSRAMVISVELALLLGGIFHLGIARFGFEKFLYIFFFGFGTAGFVMLLILQTTDGTKNLEYLERLSELISRWPMVIVSILIYFVLLVITAKVKARYLNR is encoded by the coding sequence ATGATGCTTAAATTACTAGTCGGAGAATTCTACAAAGTGAGAATTTTTGTACTTTTTTGGGTGATGATAGCGATATTTACGATGAGCCTGATTTATGTAAATACTGATGAACAGGTACGCAGCATATTGGCCTCACTGGTGGGAGCCTTGATAGTTACAATGGGAGTTTTCATTTCAATTTCCGTAGTTGAGAATTATGAGAGCCAGTATCATGGATATGATTTTATGTTGATAATGCCTTTGAAACTACTGGATGTCATATCGGCGAAATTCGTAATGTTGCTGATAATCTTGGGAATAAATGTTGCAGCAATCCTGCCTTTTATTTTGCTCTCTGAAATCGGGCCATTTTCCAGTCGTGCCATGGTGATTTCCGTAGAACTTGCTCTGTTATTAGGGGGAATATTTCACCTGGGGATCGCGCGTTTTGGCTTTGAGAAATTTCTTTACATATTTTTCTTTGGGTTTGGGACCGCTGGATTTGTAATGCTGCTTATACTCCAAACGACAGATGGAACAAAGAATCTGGAATATCTTGAAAGACTTTCAGAATTAATTTCAAGATGGCCAATGGTGATCGTTTCAATTCTTATATACTTCGTACTACTGGTTATAACAGCTAAAGTGAAAGCGAGATATTTGAATAGATGA
- a CDS encoding ABC-2 transporter permease, which produces MLTLLKKELTNLGVILLFVSLGILMVVAVYIVITGRDLERSPLSVIDFIFIIEGMAVFGLPMGNEKYEEKNRGYHFLGTLPVEKREIVKAKFLAFLLPGVITAFAIWLAYFIILGGIYSKIVLGAVSLAFSFGILVGILYVFIFKLEYSVMFVPTILTYMLVLSFPMWSNLLFKKAMNFSEVDLINFYTGSIPFVALAVSLTCLYLLFKKTVKEFSKKEF; this is translated from the coding sequence ATGCTAACGCTTCTGAAAAAAGAACTGACCAACTTAGGTGTAATACTCTTATTCGTTTCCCTCGGTATTTTAATGGTTGTGGCTGTATATATCGTTATCACAGGAAGGGATCTGGAACGTTCGCCGCTGTCTGTTATAGATTTTATTTTTATAATTGAAGGGATGGCAGTTTTCGGGCTTCCCATGGGCAATGAAAAGTACGAGGAAAAGAATAGAGGTTATCATTTTCTTGGAACGCTTCCAGTGGAAAAGAGAGAGATAGTGAAGGCAAAATTCCTGGCTTTTCTCCTACCCGGGGTTATTACTGCTTTTGCCATATGGTTGGCTTATTTTATCATTCTCGGAGGTATCTATTCAAAAATCGTGCTAGGCGCAGTAAGCCTTGCTTTTTCATTTGGCATTTTGGTGGGAATTCTGTATGTATTTATATTCAAGCTGGAATACAGCGTGATGTTTGTTCCGACCATACTGACATACATGCTGGTACTGAGCTTTCCGATGTGGTCTAACCTTCTTTTCAAAAAAGCGATGAACTTTTCAGAAGTGGACCTGATTAATTTTTATACCGGTTCTATCCCCTTTGTCGCGCTGGCTGTTTCATTGACTTGCCTTTATCTTCTTTTCAAAAAAACGGTCAAAGAATTCTCGAAAAAAGAGTTTTAA
- a CDS encoding GntR family transcriptional regulator, producing the protein MIIISSTNPDPFYKQIKDQIKREIISGRLKPNTRLPSVRALAKELNVSVITTKRAYADLEKEGLITTHQGQGTYVAEVNTELLKEQKLKELQQEIIKLMEIARELSIDPEEVIQIVKKWGGKK; encoded by the coding sequence ATGATAATCATTTCTTCAACCAATCCGGACCCATTTTATAAACAGATAAAAGACCAGATAAAAAGGGAAATAATCTCCGGAAGGCTCAAACCGAACACAAGACTTCCCTCTGTGAGAGCCCTGGCAAAAGAGTTGAACGTGAGCGTGATAACCACAAAACGAGCTTACGCCGATCTGGAGAAAGAGGGACTCATTACTACTCATCAGGGACAGGGAACGTACGTGGCTGAAGTGAATACTGAGCTTTTGAAAGAGCAAAAGCTGAAGGAACTTCAGCAGGAAATTATAAAACTCATGGAGATAGCGAGGGAACTTTCTATCGATCCCGAAGAAGTGATCCAAATAGTGAAAAAATGGGGAGGCAAAAAATAA
- a CDS encoding DegV family protein, which produces MIKIVSDSSCDLPDEFIREYGIHMVPLSVEVGGVRYTERVDITAEEFWEKMKQSRSLPKTSQPSPALFAEAFKEVIEEGHEPLCITISSKLSGTYQSAMVGNDLIGKKATIFDSLAGSLSHGIQVLMAARLAAAGKKMKEILEILEKYRESVKIIIPLNTLENIVKGGRLNRVQGTVAKLLNIKVILHGVQGEVKMLKKVRGTKRFREAILEIIDSLNPEPGRIFGITHVDNIEDANYFKEVIEKRFGSEVIVNSMGPTFATYAGPGGLILAL; this is translated from the coding sequence ATGATAAAGATCGTTTCTGATAGCTCTTGTGATCTTCCTGATGAATTCATAAGAGAATATGGGATTCATATGGTCCCACTTTCCGTTGAGGTCGGTGGTGTACGTTACACAGAACGTGTTGACATTACCGCTGAAGAATTCTGGGAAAAGATGAAACAATCCCGCTCCCTTCCGAAAACGTCTCAACCCTCTCCTGCTCTTTTTGCTGAAGCCTTCAAAGAAGTTATTGAAGAAGGTCACGAACCTCTGTGTATAACGATTTCTTCGAAGCTGAGCGGTACATATCAATCGGCAATGGTTGGGAATGATTTGATTGGGAAAAAAGCCACAATCTTCGATTCTCTTGCCGGTTCACTTTCCCATGGTATTCAGGTACTCATGGCCGCACGCCTCGCTGCCGCAGGCAAGAAGATGAAGGAAATCCTTGAAATCCTCGAGAAATACAGGGAGTCGGTAAAAATAATCATTCCTCTGAATACACTGGAAAACATCGTGAAAGGCGGAAGACTCAACAGAGTTCAGGGAACGGTTGCAAAACTGTTGAATATAAAAGTCATTCTTCATGGGGTACAGGGTGAAGTTAAAATGCTTAAAAAAGTTCGCGGAACGAAGAGATTCAGGGAAGCCATTCTGGAAATTATAGATAGCTTAAATCCTGAACCCGGAAGAATATTTGGCATAACCCACGTGGACAACATAGAAGATGCGAACTATTTCAAAGAAGTTATCGAGAAACGATTCGGTTCGGAGGTAATAGTCAATAGCATGGGTCCAACCTTCGCGACTTATGCTGGTCCGGGAGGCCTTATATTGGCACTTTAA
- a CDS encoding ABC transporter ATP-binding protein: MNKIIEVKGLIKKYTNFQLGPVDLEIPEGCIVGLIGPNGAGKTTLIKSMLNLIHRDAGLVKIAGLDLNEHEREIKDNVGYVGEQQYFYEDKKVSWLGKFVSGFYSHWNDGLFYKLLEKYQINPKKKARELSKGMRVKLSFAMAMAHNPKVMLLDEPTSGLDPIIRREILEEMRNIAEDEKRSVLISSHITEDIDRIADYVMYLLDGKIILYSEKDTLLAEWKRIHYADGVLPDHLQGSLFERKTTVFGNSGITSNYSAIRDFLAPLISKGEVKIENLGLDDILICLVGRCRK, translated from the coding sequence ATGAATAAAATAATAGAAGTGAAGGGTCTGATAAAGAAGTACACAAATTTTCAACTCGGTCCCGTAGATCTGGAGATTCCAGAGGGCTGCATTGTGGGTTTAATCGGCCCAAACGGAGCAGGAAAAACTACGCTTATTAAATCAATGCTCAATCTGATTCACCGCGATGCGGGCTTAGTAAAGATCGCTGGTCTGGATCTCAACGAACATGAAAGAGAGATAAAAGACAACGTGGGTTATGTGGGTGAACAGCAGTACTTTTACGAAGACAAAAAGGTTAGCTGGTTGGGGAAATTTGTCTCTGGCTTTTATAGCCATTGGAACGATGGGCTCTTTTATAAACTTCTTGAGAAGTATCAGATAAACCCCAAGAAGAAAGCGCGCGAATTATCCAAGGGAATGCGCGTGAAGCTCTCCTTTGCCATGGCGATGGCCCATAATCCAAAGGTTATGCTCCTCGACGAACCAACTTCTGGACTGGATCCCATCATTAGAAGAGAAATTCTTGAAGAAATGCGTAATATCGCCGAAGATGAGAAAAGAAGCGTTTTGATATCGTCTCACATTACAGAGGATATCGATCGTATAGCAGACTATGTGATGTATCTTCTTGACGGTAAGATAATTCTTTATTCTGAAAAAGATACCCTGCTTGCGGAATGGAAAAGAATTCATTATGCCGATGGTGTATTGCCAGATCATTTGCAGGGATCGCTTTTTGAAAGAAAGACGACTGTTTTTGGAAATTCAGGAATCACCTCCAATTACAGTGCAATCCGGGATTTTCTTGCTCCATTGATTTCCAAGGGCGAAGTGAAAATCGAAAATTTGGGACTTGACGATATTCTCATTTGCCTTGTTGGGAGATGTCGAAAATGA
- a CDS encoding HD domain-containing phosphohydrolase yields the protein MADFVARNLNEHIEEAVLKSASLALLAHGDGVEVLKQKIRKGTISFIDPYEDELLEFFYVIEGKLVCVRDDSEIILEQGDYFYAHNLTSPVELRTLEDTILLYVTSKPVFTFLSEEIRELKEIAKRVEEKDAYTHGHGKRVRDLAYAIGKMIKLSEERMEKLLMGALFHDVGKIDVPEEILKKPGKLTPEEFEYIKKHPTVGAKMVMKTFLEDISDIILQHHERIDGSGYPQGLKGDEILLEAQIIGIVDSFDAMTSKRPYRDAMSWSEALEELRSLAGIKYNAGLVKIFEECIRIGLISKEKFE from the coding sequence ATGGCTGATTTTGTGGCGAGAAATCTAAATGAGCATATCGAAGAAGCTGTGTTGAAAAGTGCTTCCCTCGCTTTACTCGCACACGGAGATGGAGTAGAAGTCCTGAAACAGAAAATAAGAAAAGGTACTATAAGTTTTATAGACCCTTATGAGGACGAGCTGCTAGAGTTCTTTTACGTTATAGAAGGAAAACTCGTCTGTGTTAGAGATGACAGCGAAATCATCCTGGAGCAGGGTGATTATTTTTACGCTCATAATCTCACATCACCGGTAGAGTTGAGAACGCTTGAAGATACGATACTCCTGTATGTCACTTCAAAACCGGTTTTTACTTTCCTCAGCGAAGAAATCCGAGAATTGAAAGAAATCGCGAAACGTGTCGAAGAAAAAGACGCTTATACGCACGGCCACGGCAAAAGGGTGAGAGATCTCGCGTACGCTATTGGCAAAATGATAAAACTCTCTGAAGAGAGAATGGAAAAACTTTTGATGGGGGCGCTATTTCACGATGTAGGGAAAATAGATGTACCTGAAGAAATATTGAAAAAACCCGGTAAGCTGACTCCGGAAGAATTCGAGTATATAAAAAAGCATCCGACAGTAGGAGCAAAAATGGTAATGAAAACATTCCTGGAAGACATTTCTGATATCATTCTCCAGCATCATGAGCGTATAGATGGTTCCGGATATCCCCAGGGTTTAAAAGGCGATGAGATACTTCTGGAAGCCCAGATAATAGGAATTGTAGATAGTTTTGATGCCATGACTTCAAAGCGTCCATACAGAGATGCTATGAGCTGGAGTGAAGCTCTGGAAGAATTGAGATCGCTGGCAGGCATAAAATATAATGCGGGGCTGGTCAAGATCTTCGAAGAATGTATAAGAATCGGTCTTATTTCTAAAGAGAAATTCGAATAG
- a CDS encoding urocanate hydratase — translation MITNFDISQAMTVKLDPVLPPDPEFLPNIRRAPKRELTLSKKEIKLALKNALRYVPEELHEKLAPEFLNELLTRGRIYGYRFRPKGAIKGKPIDEYKGRTLEGKALQVMIDNNLDFDVALYPYELVTYGETGQVFQNWMQYQLTKKYLEIMTEEQTLVVMSGHPLGLFKSSRNAPRVIITNALMVGMFDNQENWIKAQALGVANYGQMTAGGWMYIGPQGIVHGTFNTILNAGRLKLGIPEDGDLRGYLFVSSGLGGMSGAQGKAVRIANGVGIIAEVDYSRIQTRLEQGWIDVVIDDLTEVFETAIEHKKNGKSISIAYYGNVVDLLQYAVDNNIHIDLLSDQTSCHAAYEGGYCPQGITFEERTELIRTNKHKFKELVDKSLRKHFVLIKTLVERGTYFFDYGNSFMKAVFDAGVKEIAKNGVDTSDGFIFPSYVEDIMGPMLFDYGYGPFRWVCLSGKHEDLVRTDKAAMECIDPNRCGQDRDNYIWIRDAEKNNLVVGTQARILYSDAEGRMRIALRFNEMVRKGEVGPIMIGRDHHDTGGTDSPFRETSNIKDGSNIMADMATHCFAGNAARGMTLVSLHNGGGVGIGKAINGGFGLVLDGSRRVDEIIKTAIAWDVMSGVARRAWARNEHSIETAIEYNKKNVGEDHVTLPYLVDDNLIDRLVEKVDL, via the coding sequence ATGATCACTAATTTTGATATTTCCCAGGCTATGACCGTTAAACTTGACCCTGTCCTTCCACCTGATCCTGAATTCCTTCCCAATATCAGGAGGGCCCCAAAACGAGAACTAACTTTAAGCAAAAAGGAAATCAAGCTTGCATTAAAAAACGCCCTTCGATATGTTCCTGAGGAACTGCACGAAAAACTCGCACCGGAGTTTCTCAACGAACTTCTCACCCGGGGAAGAATCTACGGTTATCGTTTCAGACCAAAAGGTGCCATAAAAGGCAAGCCAATCGACGAATACAAAGGCAGAACCCTTGAGGGGAAAGCTCTTCAGGTAATGATAGACAACAATCTCGACTTCGATGTCGCACTTTATCCTTATGAACTGGTCACTTACGGAGAAACAGGGCAGGTCTTTCAGAACTGGATGCAATACCAACTTACAAAAAAATACCTGGAAATCATGACGGAAGAGCAGACTCTTGTGGTCATGTCAGGACATCCACTCGGGCTGTTCAAATCTTCCCGGAACGCTCCGCGCGTGATTATCACCAATGCCCTCATGGTCGGAATGTTCGATAATCAAGAGAACTGGATAAAGGCGCAAGCGCTCGGCGTCGCGAATTATGGACAGATGACAGCAGGTGGCTGGATGTACATAGGTCCGCAAGGTATCGTGCATGGAACTTTCAATACTATTTTGAATGCAGGAAGGTTGAAGCTTGGCATACCCGAAGATGGAGATTTGAGAGGTTACCTCTTTGTTTCATCTGGATTGGGTGGAATGAGCGGCGCTCAGGGTAAAGCAGTAAGAATCGCCAACGGAGTAGGAATAATTGCCGAGGTTGATTATTCCAGAATACAAACGAGACTCGAACAGGGGTGGATTGATGTAGTTATTGACGATCTGACTGAAGTCTTTGAGACTGCCATTGAGCATAAGAAAAATGGTAAAAGTATATCTATAGCTTACTACGGTAACGTAGTTGATCTTCTCCAGTATGCAGTGGACAACAACATTCATATCGATTTGTTGTCTGACCAGACTTCCTGCCACGCGGCTTACGAAGGTGGTTACTGCCCTCAGGGTATTACTTTTGAAGAGAGAACCGAACTTATCAGAACGAACAAACATAAATTTAAAGAGCTCGTCGATAAATCTCTCAGAAAGCACTTTGTGCTAATTAAAACTCTGGTCGAGCGCGGAACGTATTTCTTCGATTACGGAAATAGCTTTATGAAAGCCGTTTTTGATGCTGGTGTGAAGGAAATTGCGAAGAATGGTGTCGATACGAGTGACGGATTTATCTTTCCTTCGTATGTTGAGGACATCATGGGTCCCATGTTATTCGACTACGGCTACGGACCCTTCAGATGGGTATGTCTCAGCGGGAAACATGAAGATCTCGTCAGGACGGATAAGGCAGCGATGGAATGTATCGATCCAAACAGGTGTGGTCAGGATAGGGATAATTATATCTGGATAAGGGATGCCGAAAAGAACAACCTCGTTGTGGGTACACAGGCCAGGATACTTTACTCCGATGCTGAAGGTAGAATGAGGATAGCCCTGAGGTTCAATGAGATGGTCAGAAAAGGGGAAGTCGGTCCCATTATGATCGGTAGAGACCATCATGATACAGGTGGCACAGATTCCCCCTTCAGGGAGACGTCGAACATCAAAGACGGAAGTAACATAATGGCAGATATGGCGACTCACTGCTTTGCTGGCAACGCGGCAAGGGGCATGACCCTTGTTTCACTTCACAACGGTGGTGGTGTGGGCATAGGTAAAGCGATAAATGGCGGCTTTGGGCTCGTACTGGATGGTAGCAGACGCGTAGATGAAATAATCAAAACAGCGATTGCTTGGGACGTGATGAGCGGTGTCGCAAGACGCGCATGGGCTCGCAATGAACACTCGATAGAAACCGCTATTGAGTACAACAAAAAGAATGTTGGCGAAGATCATGTAACTCTCCCGTATCTCGTTGACGACAACCTGATCGATAGACTTGTGGAAAAAGTTGACCTCTGA
- a CDS encoding DegV family protein → MIALVVDSGCDLPAEYVKKEFVEVVPLKILLDDKEYKDNENLSTEALLSYMENALPKTSLPSFDDVYSRFERLYEKGYREIISMNISSGLSGTHNFFKLVAGQFMEKHDDAKIELIDTKNISIGAGFIAIRGINMIEKGDKFAEVVKALKESIKKSKVFFCVPTLKYLKAGGRIGKVSATIGDILNMKPIITVNEEGIYHSVAKARGMQRAIKELYRKLKEFIGTSEVELAAIYTSDNSEETKKHVAFLNKSFSADGIKDIIYGSVTQSLVCHTGVGLVGIGALLK, encoded by the coding sequence ATGATCGCTTTGGTGGTTGACTCAGGGTGCGATTTGCCCGCAGAATACGTCAAAAAGGAATTTGTGGAAGTTGTGCCTTTAAAGATATTGCTTGATGATAAGGAGTACAAAGATAACGAAAATTTATCGACGGAAGCTCTGCTTTCTTACATGGAAAATGCCCTTCCGAAAACCTCTTTGCCCTCTTTTGATGATGTATATTCCCGCTTTGAGAGATTATATGAAAAAGGGTACAGAGAAATAATAAGCATGAACATCTCCAGCGGTCTCAGCGGTACTCATAATTTTTTCAAACTCGTGGCAGGTCAATTTATGGAAAAGCACGATGATGCAAAAATAGAACTCATAGACACTAAAAACATCTCCATAGGGGCGGGTTTTATTGCCATAAGGGGCATAAACATGATAGAAAAAGGCGATAAGTTTGCTGAGGTTGTCAAAGCTTTGAAAGAATCCATAAAAAAGTCGAAGGTCTTTTTCTGTGTACCCACGCTGAAATATTTGAAAGCCGGTGGAAGGATAGGAAAAGTCAGTGCCACTATTGGTGATATTTTGAACATGAAGCCGATCATTACAGTGAATGAAGAGGGGATTTATCACAGCGTTGCAAAGGCAAGAGGGATGCAACGCGCTATCAAAGAGCTTTATAGAAAACTAAAAGAATTTATCGGTACCTCAGAAGTTGAACTTGCAGCCATCTACACTTCGGACAACAGTGAGGAAACTAAGAAACATGTGGCCTTTTTGAACAAGAGCTTTTCTGCCGATGGGATCAAAGATATTATCTATGGAAGCGTTACCCAGTCATTGGTTTGCCATACAGGTGTGGGCCTTGTGGGAATCGGTGCCTTATTGAAATAG
- a CDS encoding M55 family metallopeptidase produces the protein MKIYISTDMEGVAGVVSWNEMEPPSRKEWTAMQDTELNWLVQEIQNSPLNDQIEEIVICDSHARGENLRYGAINDKRVNWIRGYPRPFYMMEGLDSSFDLVMFIGYHARIGSWRGIMDHSYSPSVIYNVRLNGIEVGEVEINSYFAGWYGVPVGLISGDDVLQQQLKDFIDVPYVQTKEGLGRFSAKVYHPDIVKENYSKAFKELLSKLPDLKPLKPAPETVLEIDLCTTVIADAVSVIPGLERTGGRTVKFISSNYPDVLRMILAVAMLGGRVANYK, from the coding sequence ATGAAAATCTACATCTCCACGGATATGGAAGGTGTTGCCGGGGTTGTTTCATGGAACGAGATGGAACCTCCTTCAAGGAAAGAATGGACTGCCATGCAGGATACTGAACTGAACTGGTTGGTGCAGGAAATCCAAAACTCTCCTCTAAACGACCAGATAGAGGAAATAGTGATTTGCGATTCCCACGCGAGGGGAGAAAACCTGCGCTATGGTGCCATCAATGACAAAAGGGTCAATTGGATAAGAGGTTATCCCAGGCCCTTTTATATGATGGAAGGGCTTGACAGTTCCTTTGATCTGGTAATGTTTATTGGATACCATGCCAGAATAGGTTCCTGGCGAGGAATCATGGATCATTCGTATTCACCATCTGTGATTTACAACGTAAGGCTAAATGGAATCGAAGTAGGGGAAGTTGAAATAAACTCCTACTTCGCCGGCTGGTACGGTGTGCCTGTTGGCCTCATATCGGGGGACGATGTTCTCCAGCAGCAACTCAAGGACTTTATAGATGTTCCCTATGTACAAACAAAAGAAGGGTTAGGCAGATTTTCAGCGAAGGTCTATCACCCGGACATCGTTAAAGAAAACTACTCAAAGGCCTTTAAGGAACTGCTGTCAAAGTTACCAGACCTCAAACCTTTGAAGCCAGCTCCTGAAACTGTTCTTGAGATAGATCTTTGCACCACGGTGATCGCTGATGCGGTTTCAGTGATTCCGGGTCTTGAAAGGACTGGTGGGAGAACAGTTAAATTTATTTCATCAAATTATCCGGATGTGCTCAGAATGATTCTGGCAGTGGCAATGCTCGGGGGAAGAGTCGCTAATTATAAATAA
- a CDS encoding DUF4230 domain-containing protein: protein MSIAVVILSALLVLLLYILFRVTRKMETRSTSIISRIEKIPELSTAKLTITQIYEVEKKSVIPGLTGKYTLVIPVTVRGVFDLSTLTEERLEINEDNQVKRIKLCLPLPNLEIMVPLKQLTNIKVINESGMLIKIFGAKDMLKFLKEHTDSIREKVIEEADKTGLIDIAKDSARNFFHGLLLGMGFDEVVIYFDEDTPLEEHIGPLKIQN from the coding sequence ATGTCGATAGCTGTAGTGATTTTGAGTGCACTTTTGGTTCTGCTTCTATACATTTTGTTCAGGGTAACGCGCAAAATGGAAACACGGAGCACTTCCATAATCAGCAGGATAGAAAAAATACCTGAGCTTAGTACCGCTAAACTGACGATAACTCAGATCTACGAAGTGGAGAAAAAGAGTGTGATTCCTGGTTTAACAGGTAAATATACCTTGGTAATTCCCGTTACGGTTCGTGGAGTTTTTGATCTCTCGACATTAACAGAGGAACGACTTGAAATCAACGAAGATAACCAAGTAAAGCGTATAAAACTATGCCTCCCACTGCCAAATCTTGAAATTATGGTACCTTTAAAACAGCTCACAAATATAAAGGTAATAAACGAAAGTGGAATGCTCATAAAAATATTCGGTGCAAAAGACATGCTCAAGTTTCTCAAAGAACACACAGATTCGATCAGAGAAAAGGTCATTGAAGAGGCGGATAAGACCGGCCTCATTGATATTGCTAAAGATAGCGCAAGAAATTTTTTCCACGGGCTTTTGCTTGGTATGGGTTTTGATGAAGTAGTAATTTACTTCGATGAGGATACTCCCCTCGAAGAGCACATCGGACCATTGAAGATTCAAAACTAA